A DNA window from Bacteroides cellulosilyticus contains the following coding sequences:
- a CDS encoding helix-turn-helix domain-containing protein — MNPLLTTKAETFRSGSDNLEFYHNRLVKLTNGVLLFCSGGEAEITIDLEKHHIIPNTNIMLLPGSILSLRSASPDFQIHYFAYSGEMMKVACFRLDPAFIHFMKENSCYTHTRLETIRPILRMIEASAAIYADKENQFRESIAQNLLQIFFLDTYDKVQRYFTKEQLEGGNRKGQLFKKFIHLVHTNCTAQRDVAFYAEQLCISTRYLSAITKEVGQISAKEIIDEFLTLEIKVALQSTNLSLKEIADRYNFPDQSFFGRYFKKHTGMSPKEYRAKRI; from the coding sequence ATGAATCCATTATTAACTACGAAAGCAGAAACCTTCAGATCCGGGAGCGATAACCTGGAGTTTTACCACAACCGACTCGTCAAATTAACGAATGGAGTCCTTTTATTCTGTTCCGGCGGAGAAGCGGAAATCACCATAGATCTGGAGAAGCATCACATTATACCGAATACGAACATTATGTTATTGCCCGGCTCTATTCTTTCGCTCAGATCGGCCAGCCCGGACTTCCAAATACACTATTTCGCTTATTCGGGCGAGATGATGAAGGTCGCCTGTTTCCGACTGGACCCGGCATTCATCCATTTCATGAAAGAAAACTCCTGTTATACACATACCAGACTCGAAACAATACGCCCCATCCTGAGAATGATAGAGGCAAGCGCCGCCATCTATGCCGACAAGGAAAACCAGTTCCGCGAAAGTATTGCCCAGAACCTGCTTCAGATATTCTTTCTGGATACTTATGATAAGGTGCAGCGATACTTCACCAAAGAGCAATTGGAAGGAGGGAACCGGAAAGGACAACTGTTCAAAAAGTTCATTCACCTGGTACACACCAATTGTACCGCACAACGGGATGTAGCCTTTTATGCCGAGCAACTTTGTATTTCTACACGTTACCTTTCCGCTATTACTAAAGAGGTAGGTCAGATTTCCGCTAAAGAAATCATTGATGAGTTCCTCACATTGGAAATCAAAGTCGCCCTACAATCCACCAACCTCTCACTGAAAGAGATAGCCGACCGGTATAATTTTCCCGACCAGTCGTTCTTCGGACGGTACTTCAAGAAGCATACGGGGATGTCACCGAAAGAATACAGAGCTAAAAGAATATGA
- a CDS encoding SusC/RagA family TonB-linked outer membrane protein, with protein sequence MRSIFLIVCMCCSLITLAQSNFKVSGIVIGVDKEPIIGATIQDKSNQTGVITDVEGRFTINASSRNAVLRVGYIGMKSEEIKVEGRSQITIILQEEAVKIDEVVVTALGIKREAKALGYAVSSVNNDALTAGNEQNVMSAISGKVAGVDISSTTAGPSGSTRVIIRGNSQLTGSNQPLYVIDGMPVDNTELEGAGKWGGYDYGDVLSSLNPDDIENISILKGPSASALYGSRASNGVVLITTKSAQKKKGIGVEFSSNLSIVKLLTGFDDYQRVYGQGRDGRPSMSGQSASTTSQVAWGGKLDPNMDVHIYNDEIRKYSNVNNNILSFFDTGITTTNAVAFSKTNDLSAFRVSVSDMRNWDIVPESELSRTSVSFKGNTQLSKRLTVEAQATYSYESVQNRPALSDSPSNLGNALIGIAPSFDQKWLSSNYKDETGRYNDWNGDKYRINPYWVINEMSNKSKRDRLIGQGRLYYAFTDYLKASFKAGLDSYTFRFTDFTPMYTPGFTDGMMKEMTNNVMQYNFEMMLRFQKRFGDFDVSAFVGGNVMRYEYESMIQTGQTQVIPDLQDITNYSSIETEHALVRKAVRSLFGQVSLGYKEFAYLDATFRNDVSSTLSPKNRSYFYPSVSGSLIFSNLFEHKEWFTFGKLRASWAKVGGDTSPYQLQLEYGLKPYTNKGTSLGYITSGSVPNANLKPTSTYSFELGMDVRFLDNRLGLDFTYYQQITKDQILSLPVSQSTGYSRAMINAGEISNKGIEASLSLVPVKTKNFTWDANINFAKNYNEVVKLHEDVKDFELAAARWANAFIYASEGQPYGVIVGKKLNRTEAGEVIYENGLPTFDDKVSVLGNGNYDFTLGFRNAFSYKNLSMSVLVDMKFGADVYSMSKMQSHVNGTSKETLEGREGWYASEQARLSANVDAKDWTPTGGYVGKGVKAVTDADGNVSYVPNDVYVDPAKYWQALQNSSPEPFICDNSFVKLREVSLSYSCPKKWFVHTPIESVTLSAYGRNLLLIYSKVDNIDPESSYNNGNGQGFEYGSLPSRRTFGFGINVKF encoded by the coding sequence ATGCGAAGTATCTTCCTCATTGTATGTATGTGCTGTAGCTTGATTACTCTGGCTCAAAGCAATTTCAAGGTATCCGGTATCGTTATCGGAGTAGACAAAGAACCCATTATCGGGGCTACTATTCAAGACAAAAGCAACCAGACAGGTGTCATTACCGATGTAGAAGGACGCTTTACCATCAATGCTTCTTCGCGCAACGCCGTGTTACGCGTCGGCTATATCGGAATGAAATCAGAAGAAATCAAAGTAGAAGGACGTTCCCAAATCACCATCATCCTTCAGGAAGAAGCCGTGAAGATAGACGAAGTGGTAGTGACCGCCCTCGGCATCAAGCGTGAAGCCAAAGCTTTAGGTTACGCCGTATCTTCCGTAAACAATGACGCACTGACAGCCGGTAACGAGCAGAATGTAATGTCTGCCATCTCGGGTAAAGTAGCCGGTGTGGATATCTCTTCCACAACAGCAGGCCCTTCCGGTTCCACACGCGTCATTATCCGCGGTAATTCCCAGCTGACAGGTTCCAACCAGCCCCTATATGTCATCGACGGTATGCCGGTGGACAATACGGAACTGGAAGGTGCAGGCAAATGGGGTGGTTACGATTATGGTGACGTATTGTCCTCCCTCAACCCGGATGATATTGAAAACATTTCTATCCTGAAAGGCCCGTCCGCTTCCGCACTTTATGGCTCCAGAGCTTCCAACGGTGTTGTCCTCATCACCACTAAGTCCGCCCAGAAGAAAAAGGGTATAGGTGTGGAGTTCTCATCCAACCTGAGCATTGTTAAATTGCTGACCGGCTTCGACGATTACCAGCGCGTCTACGGTCAGGGCCGCGACGGACGTCCCTCTATGTCCGGTCAGTCGGCATCGACCACTTCACAAGTGGCTTGGGGTGGAAAGTTAGATCCCAACATGGATGTACATATCTATAATGATGAGATACGGAAGTATAGTAATGTGAACAACAACATCCTGAGTTTCTTCGATACCGGTATCACTACCACCAATGCCGTTGCCTTCAGCAAGACCAATGACTTGTCGGCTTTCCGTGTATCCGTATCTGATATGCGCAACTGGGATATCGTGCCCGAATCGGAACTGAGCCGTACCAGTGTCTCCTTTAAAGGAAACACCCAGCTTTCCAAACGCCTGACCGTAGAAGCACAGGCCACTTACAGTTACGAATCCGTGCAGAACCGTCCCGCCTTGTCCGACAGTCCGAGTAATCTTGGTAATGCCCTGATAGGTATCGCACCGAGTTTTGACCAGAAATGGTTATCCAGTAACTACAAGGACGAAACCGGACGTTACAATGACTGGAACGGTGACAAATACCGCATCAACCCCTACTGGGTAATCAATGAAATGAGCAATAAGTCCAAGCGCGACCGCCTCATCGGACAGGGACGCCTCTACTATGCATTCACCGATTATCTGAAAGCCAGCTTCAAAGCCGGTCTGGACTCCTACACCTTCCGCTTCACCGATTTCACTCCGATGTATACCCCCGGATTTACCGATGGAATGATGAAGGAAATGACCAACAACGTGATGCAGTACAACTTCGAGATGATGCTTCGTTTCCAAAAGCGTTTCGGTGATTTCGATGTATCGGCTTTCGTCGGCGGCAATGTGATGCGCTATGAGTACGAATCCATGATCCAGACCGGACAAACGCAGGTAATCCCCGATTTACAGGACATCACCAACTATTCCAGCATAGAAACCGAACATGCCCTGGTGCGTAAAGCCGTGCGCTCCCTGTTCGGACAGGTCAGCCTGGGTTACAAAGAGTTTGCATACCTCGATGCAACGTTCCGTAATGACGTGTCGTCCACTCTAAGTCCCAAGAACCGTTCTTATTTCTATCCTTCGGTTTCGGGAAGCTTGATATTCTCCAACCTCTTTGAGCACAAAGAATGGTTCACCTTCGGTAAGTTGCGTGCTTCATGGGCTAAAGTAGGTGGTGACACAAGCCCCTATCAGCTTCAATTGGAATACGGCCTGAAACCTTATACCAATAAAGGAACTTCCTTGGGCTACATCACTTCCGGTTCCGTGCCTAATGCCAACCTGAAACCGACCTCGACTTACTCTTTCGAATTAGGTATGGATGTGCGTTTCCTGGATAACCGCCTGGGACTGGACTTTACTTATTACCAGCAGATAACCAAAGACCAGATCCTGTCATTGCCGGTTTCACAATCTACCGGATACAGCCGTGCCATGATCAATGCCGGTGAAATTTCCAACAAAGGTATCGAAGCTTCCCTGTCACTCGTACCGGTGAAAACCAAAAATTTCACCTGGGATGCCAATATCAACTTCGCCAAGAACTATAATGAAGTAGTGAAACTGCACGAAGACGTGAAAGACTTTGAACTGGCAGCCGCCCGCTGGGCCAACGCCTTCATCTACGCAAGCGAAGGACAACCTTACGGTGTCATCGTAGGTAAGAAACTGAACCGTACAGAAGCCGGCGAAGTGATTTATGAAAACGGTCTGCCTACTTTCGACGATAAAGTATCCGTGTTAGGGAACGGCAACTACGACTTCACTTTAGGTTTCCGCAATGCTTTCTCTTACAAGAACTTATCTATGAGTGTACTGGTAGATATGAAATTCGGTGCGGACGTTTATTCCATGAGTAAGATGCAGTCGCACGTAAACGGTACTTCCAAAGAAACCCTGGAAGGACGCGAAGGCTGGTACGCCTCCGAACAAGCCCGCCTGTCGGCCAACGTGGATGCCAAAGACTGGACACCGACCGGAGGTTATGTAGGTAAGGGAGTAAAAGCCGTAACCGATGCCGACGGTAACGTAAGCTATGTGCCCAACGATGTGTACGTAGATCCCGCCAAATACTGGCAGGCCTTGCAGAACTCTTCCCCCGAACCGTTCATCTGCGACAACTCTTTCGTGAAACTGCGTGAAGTATCACTCTCTTACTCATGCCCCAAGAAGTGGTTCGTACATACTCCTATTGAGTCCGTCACCCTCTCGGCTTACGGTCGCAACCTGCTGCTGATCTATTCAAAAGTAGACAACATCGACCCTGAATCTTCTTACAACAACGGTAACGGACAGGGCTTCGAGTATGGCTCATTACCTTCACGCCGCACCTTCGGCTTCGGCATCAATGTCAAATTCTAA
- a CDS encoding SusD/RagB family nutrient-binding outer membrane lipoprotein, giving the protein MKNIKWSSLFIGLICLCSCVDLTELNENPTKATSISPHLLIPTIQLTHSQYMQNTIRYFIYPGAFVNHWIGGWSMQEYGGKAKKNIAYMERLWVAYYPDIIKNAVALVSQTADNPEEINLNAIGRILKVEAFLKLTDYYGDIPYFEAGKIYNENIVKPRYDKQEDIYMDFLSELRAASAQLDASAMAPQNDLYFNGDIEKWRRFANSLWLRISMRLLKVNPTLAQQEAKAAYEAGVMTSNSDICYVAHESSRLDEGPGNGFANQMLEDPTYSNYRMTNELLEALTSTNDPRTLYIGGAYYTDSKRTDITSIVYEKTGSYQGVPAQDFIYNAWAPALTINIDGKDVSVAHHYQKMQPSKLLTDPASPYMHLTYAETEFYLAEAAARHWNVSSESAKEHYKKGLVAAIKQWSLFGANVPDDATLEALSEEQSSLLDAGDTEALEEINKQLWLLYILDPIEAWSNIRRSGMPSKYTKFYNLAPTENESDGKRPNRMMYPLEEQIKNKENLEEALSRMGGTDSWTSRVWWDKE; this is encoded by the coding sequence ATGAAAAATATAAAATGGAGTTCCTTATTTATCGGCCTCATCTGCCTGTGCAGCTGTGTAGACCTGACTGAACTGAACGAGAATCCGACCAAGGCAACCAGCATATCCCCGCATCTGCTGATTCCGACCATACAATTGACTCATTCGCAATACATGCAGAACACCATCCGCTACTTTATCTATCCGGGGGCATTCGTCAACCACTGGATTGGTGGCTGGAGTATGCAGGAGTACGGCGGAAAAGCCAAAAAGAACATTGCCTACATGGAACGCCTCTGGGTAGCCTATTATCCCGATATCATTAAGAATGCAGTCGCACTGGTCAGCCAGACCGCCGACAATCCGGAAGAAATCAATCTGAATGCCATCGGACGCATCCTGAAAGTAGAGGCTTTCCTTAAACTGACGGATTATTACGGTGATATTCCGTACTTTGAAGCCGGAAAGATATACAATGAAAACATCGTGAAACCCCGATACGACAAGCAAGAAGATATCTACATGGATTTCCTGAGCGAACTCCGCGCCGCTTCCGCCCAACTGGACGCATCGGCTATGGCTCCGCAGAACGACCTTTACTTCAATGGCGACATCGAGAAATGGAGACGGTTTGCCAATTCCTTATGGCTGCGCATCTCCATGCGCCTGCTGAAAGTCAACCCCACACTTGCCCAGCAAGAAGCCAAAGCAGCTTATGAGGCAGGAGTAATGACTTCTAACAGCGATATCTGTTATGTGGCTCACGAATCGAGCAGGCTGGACGAAGGTCCGGGCAACGGATTTGCCAACCAGATGCTGGAAGATCCTACTTACAGCAACTACCGCATGACCAACGAATTGCTGGAAGCGCTGACTTCCACCAACGACCCGCGCACTCTCTACATCGGAGGCGCCTACTATACCGACAGCAAACGCACGGATATCACGTCCATTGTTTACGAAAAGACCGGTTCGTACCAAGGAGTGCCGGCACAAGATTTCATCTACAATGCCTGGGCACCGGCTCTTACCATCAATATCGATGGAAAAGATGTAAGTGTAGCACACCACTACCAGAAGATGCAACCCTCTAAACTGCTGACTGATCCGGCATCTCCTTATATGCACCTGACTTATGCCGAAACAGAATTCTACCTGGCCGAAGCCGCTGCCCGCCATTGGAATGTATCTTCCGAAAGTGCCAAGGAACACTATAAGAAAGGTCTGGTAGCCGCCATCAAGCAATGGAGCCTGTTTGGCGCCAATGTACCCGACGACGCCACACTGGAAGCCCTCTCCGAAGAACAGTCTTCACTGCTGGATGCAGGCGACACCGAGGCGCTGGAAGAGATCAACAAACAACTGTGGCTGCTCTATATCCTCGACCCGATTGAAGCCTGGTCTAACATCCGGCGCAGCGGTATGCCGAGCAAGTACACTAAGTTCTACAACCTGGCTCCCACAGAAAACGAATCGGACGGCAAACGCCCCAACCGCATGATGTATCCGCTGGAAGAACAGATTAAGAACAAGGAAAATCTGGAAGAAGCACTCAGCCGCATGGGAGGAACAGACAGCTGGACCAGTCGTGTATGGTGGGATAAAGAATAA
- a CDS encoding efflux RND transporter periplasmic adaptor subunit, giving the protein MTTKKRLIRQMMTFICGVTLVACGQAPTVQTSSEYEVMRITTSDKELQTTYSASIRGRQDIDIYPQVSGFLTKLCVEEGQAVRKGQVLFIIDQVPYRAALQTAEANVEAARASVATAQLTYDSKKELFAQNVISEFDLQTSYNNLLTAKAQLAQTEAQRVSAANNLSYTEVKSPADGVVGTLPYRVGALVSASLPKPLTTVSDNSDMYVYFSMTENQLLDMTRRYGSRSKALEEMPAIGLILNDKSTYPSQGKIETISGVIDTSTGTVSLRAVFPNKEGLLQSGGAGNVVVPVQKRNCIVVPQAATYEVQDKVFVFKVVDGKAQSAPVEVTRVNGGKEYIVDKGLNVGDVIVAEGVGLLREGTPIQAKAASSATQETANQQTKED; this is encoded by the coding sequence ATGACAACAAAGAAGAGATTGATTAGACAAATGATGACATTCATTTGTGGAGTAACATTGGTAGCATGCGGACAGGCTCCTACCGTGCAGACCAGTTCTGAGTATGAGGTGATGAGAATCACGACATCCGACAAGGAATTGCAAACGACCTATTCAGCGAGTATCCGGGGAAGACAAGACATTGACATTTACCCGCAGGTATCAGGTTTCCTGACTAAACTCTGTGTGGAAGAAGGTCAGGCAGTCCGCAAAGGACAAGTCTTGTTTATTATTGACCAAGTGCCTTACCGTGCGGCTTTGCAGACTGCGGAAGCCAATGTGGAAGCGGCGCGTGCAAGTGTAGCTACGGCTCAACTGACGTATGACAGTAAAAAAGAATTGTTTGCCCAGAACGTGATTTCCGAGTTCGATTTGCAGACATCTTATAATAACCTGCTGACGGCGAAAGCGCAATTGGCGCAGACGGAAGCGCAACGTGTAAGTGCCGCCAATAACCTTTCTTATACGGAAGTGAAAAGTCCTGCCGACGGTGTTGTAGGCACTCTACCCTATCGTGTGGGCGCTTTGGTTAGTGCCAGCCTGCCTAAACCGTTGACTACGGTTTCTGATAATTCCGATATGTACGTTTACTTCTCGATGACAGAAAACCAGTTGCTGGATATGACGCGCCGCTACGGTTCCAGGAGTAAAGCATTGGAGGAAATGCCTGCTATTGGACTGATTTTGAATGATAAATCCACCTATCCTTCGCAAGGTAAGATTGAAACAATCAGTGGGGTTATCGATACTTCTACCGGAACTGTCAGTCTGCGTGCCGTATTCCCGAATAAAGAAGGATTGTTACAGAGTGGGGGAGCCGGCAATGTAGTGGTTCCTGTTCAAAAACGGAACTGTATCGTTGTTCCGCAAGCGGCTACTTATGAAGTGCAGGATAAAGTGTTCGTATTTAAAGTAGTAGATGGTAAAGCGCAGTCTGCCCCGGTGGAGGTGACCCGTGTAAATGGTGGAAAAGAGTATATCGTAGACAAGGGCTTGAATGTGGGTGATGTAATTGTGGCTGAAGGCGTAGGATTATTGCGCGAAGGTACACCTATTCAAGCTAAGGCAGCATCCTCTGCAACACAAGAAACCGCTAATCAACAAACAAAGGAGGATTAA
- a CDS encoding PKD-like domain-containing protein translates to MKTKYIFLILCFLGIAMGSCKDDSASNPTFADDELYIYTDMLESVSAIAGTLTEFPILVSPADGSVSVKWLLDGEVIGTAPTLSYTFTQTGSFKLRFEAVRNGTTNFREFTLVVTAP, encoded by the coding sequence ATGAAAACCAAGTATATTTTTCTAATATTGTGCTTCCTGGGCATCGCCATGGGAAGTTGTAAAGACGACTCGGCAAGCAACCCGACCTTTGCCGATGATGAACTCTATATCTATACCGACATGTTGGAAAGTGTATCAGCCATAGCAGGCACCCTCACGGAATTCCCTATCCTGGTTTCTCCGGCAGACGGCAGCGTGTCCGTCAAGTGGTTGCTGGACGGTGAAGTGATCGGAACCGCCCCTACACTGAGCTACACATTCACCCAGACCGGAAGTTTCAAGCTGCGCTTTGAAGCGGTACGAAACGGAACCACTAATTTCAGAGAATTCACTTTAGTAGTAACAGCACCTTAA
- a CDS encoding glycoside hydrolase family 18 protein gives MKYLTLWALLCILFGCGGTFQEEPPKKPSKVIFGYLQYEQLPEYQIPWDQLTHLSIAFGRATEEGGLADAANIEKLLPIFREGQKKGVKVLLSAGGGGNKAIMAGVLLNDTYRNRFKKELLKAVEDWEFDGLDIDYEHWAGGPEGYGEGDKEKVALLENFYKELRAELPKGKLLTAAVSADYPEWNGGWGNYNVYTNSMFEYLDLVNIMVYDFTGGWKSSKVAQHASMEHFRMAAKRWSEIRGVPKEKIILGVPFYGVHFVSDETPVGATHMPYKEILKNYPNEQATEKDEIGLLFYNGKPTMRAKAGYVNDNGYGGIMIWAISHDSPNKEESLLQVLYDAFTEH, from the coding sequence ATGAAATATCTGACTCTATGGGCACTTCTCTGCATCCTCTTCGGATGCGGAGGAACCTTCCAGGAAGAACCACCCAAGAAACCATCCAAGGTTATCTTCGGATACCTGCAATATGAACAACTTCCCGAATACCAGATTCCCTGGGATCAATTGACTCACCTGAGCATCGCCTTCGGACGCGCCACAGAAGAAGGTGGCCTGGCTGATGCCGCCAACATCGAAAAGCTTTTGCCCATCTTCCGCGAAGGGCAAAAGAAAGGGGTGAAAGTTCTGTTATCCGCAGGTGGAGGCGGCAACAAAGCCATTATGGCGGGTGTACTGCTTAATGATACTTACCGCAACCGCTTCAAAAAGGAACTGTTGAAAGCTGTGGAAGACTGGGAATTCGACGGTCTTGACATCGACTACGAACACTGGGCAGGCGGTCCGGAAGGCTACGGAGAAGGCGACAAGGAAAAAGTAGCTCTCCTTGAAAACTTCTACAAAGAACTGAGGGCGGAACTTCCCAAAGGCAAACTGCTGACTGCCGCCGTGAGTGCCGACTATCCGGAATGGAACGGAGGCTGGGGAAACTATAACGTATATACCAACTCAATGTTTGAATATCTGGACCTGGTCAATATCATGGTGTACGACTTCACCGGTGGTTGGAAATCATCGAAAGTGGCTCAGCACGCCAGCATGGAACACTTCCGCATGGCAGCCAAACGTTGGAGTGAAATCCGCGGAGTACCCAAAGAGAAGATTATCCTCGGAGTGCCTTTCTACGGTGTACACTTCGTATCCGATGAAACCCCGGTAGGGGCTACACACATGCCGTACAAGGAGATTCTAAAGAATTATCCCAACGAACAGGCCACGGAGAAGGACGAAATCGGACTACTCTTCTACAACGGCAAACCAACCATGCGTGCCAAAGCCGGGTATGTAAATGACAACGGTTACGGAGGTATCATGATATGGGCTATCTCGCACGATTCTCCCAACAAAGAAGAGAGTCTGCTTCAGGTGCTCTATGACGCTTTCACCGAACATTAA
- a CDS encoding DNA-binding transcriptional regulator, translating into MLKVLLLSDFTSAYSRLLLKGFLRYSMEVGNWRFYRIPLSREDFNDEKAIETVIDIAQRWGADAIMGQLSEVNTERLRSIGIPVILQNYTNRVDGISNITGDYYGTGEMAANYFLRKGYTNFAFYGTSDTIWSREREEGFCTRLAEVGQHAYIYNEESNIRYGSTSDQQTLQAWLQQLPHPTALFACDDVFALRITEVCGISNIQVPQNLAVLGVDNDEILCNMSDPPLSSIMLDVKNGGYQAAKLLHSIVKDRQLPQFNIVINPIRIERRKSTEGYSVSDKLILDALKLIEAENNGLISITEILNRLCVSRRVLEKHFRKEVGISIYQYILDYRTSCFAEKLLTSDLPIMDIAFELGYEDYINLTKSFKRIYQMTPTQYRNYYKYGKTTTIINPNNQ; encoded by the coding sequence ATGCTGAAAGTACTGCTATTATCCGATTTTACCAGCGCGTACAGCCGCCTTTTATTAAAAGGTTTCCTGCGATATTCCATGGAAGTGGGCAACTGGCGCTTTTATCGAATTCCATTGAGCCGTGAAGACTTCAATGACGAAAAAGCAATCGAAACAGTCATTGATATTGCTCAGCGTTGGGGAGCGGATGCCATCATGGGACAGCTGTCCGAAGTAAATACCGAACGGCTGCGCTCCATAGGCATCCCTGTCATCCTGCAAAACTACACCAACCGTGTGGACGGCATATCCAATATTACCGGTGATTACTACGGCACCGGTGAAATGGCCGCCAACTACTTCTTGCGGAAAGGTTACACTAATTTTGCTTTCTACGGCACCAGTGATACAATCTGGTCACGCGAACGTGAAGAGGGTTTCTGTACCCGCCTTGCCGAAGTAGGGCAGCATGCCTATATCTATAATGAAGAGAGCAATATCCGGTATGGCTCTACTTCCGACCAGCAGACCCTCCAAGCCTGGTTGCAGCAACTCCCCCATCCCACAGCCTTGTTTGCCTGCGACGACGTATTCGCCTTACGCATAACCGAAGTCTGCGGTATCAGCAACATTCAAGTCCCCCAGAATCTGGCTGTTTTGGGAGTGGATAATGACGAAATACTCTGCAATATGTCCGACCCTCCCCTTTCTTCCATCATGCTGGATGTAAAGAATGGCGGATATCAGGCAGCCAAACTGCTGCACAGCATTGTGAAAGATAGACAACTGCCGCAATTCAATATCGTTATCAATCCCATCCGTATTGAACGCAGAAAGTCAACAGAAGGATACTCGGTAAGCGACAAACTGATCCTTGATGCCCTGAAACTTATTGAGGCGGAGAACAACGGACTTATCAGCATCACAGAAATACTGAACCGCCTTTGTGTTTCACGCCGTGTACTGGAAAAACATTTCCGTAAGGAAGTCGGCATTTCCATTTACCAATATATACTGGATTACCGCACTTCCTGTTTCGCCGAGAAACTGTTAACCTCAGACCTGCCCATCATGGATATAGCCTTTGAACTGGGTTATGAAGATTACATCAATCTTACCAAATCCTTTAAACGAATCTATCAGATGACTCCAACCCAATATAGGAATTACTATAAGTACGGGAAAACAACCACTATTATTAACCCTAATAACCAATGA
- a CDS encoding acyltransferase family protein, translating into MSAPNNRLLALDVIRGITIAGMILVNNPGSWQSVYAPLQHARWHGLTPTDLVYPFFMFIMGVAIHFSLRKFDKLNTTVSLKIIRRTVALFAVGIALDCFSKLCYGTFSWEHLRILGVMQRLALAYAGGAFLAILIPKKYYLATAGGILLLYLVLLQCFNGYVHSADNLIAVIDVKLLGAGHLIKEAAEGGSFAFEPEGLLSTIPCWAHVLFGTFVGSLITGIAENKERIRQVALFGTVLLFAGFLLQYLDPINKKLWTASYTLITSGTASLLLALLIDIIDVRQKKRWCRFFEAFGVNPLFMYVVAWIISVLFGLSFIPWGEATISVRGIIYNRTLQPLLGDYAGSLVYALFFIGVIWALGYILYRKRIYIKL; encoded by the coding sequence ATGTCGGCCCCAAACAATAGATTACTTGCACTCGATGTAATAAGAGGGATTACCATAGCCGGAATGATACTGGTGAACAACCCCGGTTCCTGGCAGTCTGTCTATGCCCCGTTGCAACACGCACGATGGCATGGATTAACCCCCACAGACTTGGTTTATCCCTTTTTTATGTTTATCATGGGCGTAGCCATCCACTTTTCATTGCGCAAGTTCGATAAACTCAATACCACCGTCAGCCTGAAAATCATCCGCCGGACCGTAGCTCTCTTTGCCGTAGGAATAGCATTGGATTGTTTCTCCAAACTTTGTTACGGCACTTTCTCCTGGGAACATCTGCGTATTCTCGGTGTCATGCAACGGTTGGCATTGGCTTATGCAGGCGGAGCATTCCTGGCAATTCTTATTCCAAAGAAGTATTATCTTGCCACGGCAGGAGGAATTCTGCTGCTATATCTTGTGTTGCTGCAATGTTTCAACGGATATGTACATTCGGCAGACAACCTGATTGCGGTGATTGACGTCAAACTGCTGGGAGCGGGACATTTAATCAAAGAGGCCGCTGAGGGCGGTAGCTTTGCTTTCGAACCCGAAGGGCTGCTGAGTACGATTCCTTGTTGGGCGCATGTACTGTTCGGCACGTTCGTTGGAAGCCTGATTACGGGGATAGCGGAAAATAAGGAACGTATCCGTCAGGTCGCCCTGTTCGGTACGGTTCTGTTGTTCGCCGGTTTCCTGTTACAATATCTCGATCCGATAAACAAGAAACTGTGGACTGCTTCTTACACTTTAATCACTTCCGGAACAGCTTCCCTGCTTCTTGCTTTACTGATAGATATCATTGACGTCAGGCAGAAAAAGCGCTGGTGCCGCTTCTTCGAAGCCTTCGGAGTGAATCCGCTTTTCATGTATGTAGTTGCGTGGATCATCAGCGTACTGTTCGGATTGTCATTCATCCCGTGGGGCGAAGCAACCATCAGTGTCCGGGGAATTATCTACAACCGGACGCTGCAACCCTTGCTGGGAGATTATGCAGGTTCTCTGGTGTACGCCCTGTTCTTCATCGGGGTGATATGGGCATTGGGATACATTCTCTATCGCAAACGTATTTATATAAAACTGTAA